From Methylocystis sp. ATCC 49242, one genomic window encodes:
- a CDS encoding extracellular solute-binding protein has protein sequence MADFPFAYPLTRRRLIRAGAFGAATALTPGAFARPIAKPPGNAGAKVEKIAAPGEIESHGLSTFGDLAESADFKHFGYVNPNAPKGGTLALSPASPTYDTFNAYVLRGNPATGMSLVFDTLMNQSLDERDAYYGLVAKKVRISADKLTYTFLLRKEARFHDGSPLTAHDAAFSLNILKSKGHPVISQMLRDVTSAEAEADDILVVKFAPGRTRDLPLNVANQPIFSRAYYKDRDFEATTLEPPLGSGPYKVGDFEQGRFIAYHRNKDYWAKDLPIVIGQGNFDVVRFEYFGDSQVAFEAFKAGAFTEREENIARVWATGYDFPAFKDGRVKRTTVPNNNIPNIQGWMFNTRRKVFRDPRVREAIGYAFDYEWTSRNLMYDAYKRISSYFENSELAAKGLPSEEEKALLEPYRDQLPAEVFGEPFVSPVSDGSGQDRALLKKANDLFVAAGCTRKDGVLLLPDGTPLEFEFLDNSNVFERHTQPFVKNLKLLGVTARIRIVDAAQYKKRLEDFDFDIVHDVMMMGWNPGEELNAYFSSKTANVNGTRNLAGVSHPAVDALVDKALQAGTREELVTCCRALDRALRSQRYWIPHWYNPVHRFAYWDLFGQPERPPKFDTGVLWTWWWDEEKARKINFTGR, from the coding sequence TTGGCTGATTTTCCTTTCGCCTACCCTCTGACCCGCCGCCGCCTTATCCGCGCCGGCGCATTCGGCGCCGCGACGGCGCTGACGCCGGGCGCCTTCGCCAGACCGATCGCCAAGCCGCCGGGAAACGCCGGAGCAAAAGTAGAGAAAATCGCGGCGCCCGGAGAAATTGAAAGCCACGGACTTTCGACATTCGGCGATCTGGCGGAGTCCGCCGACTTCAAGCACTTTGGCTATGTGAACCCCAATGCGCCGAAGGGCGGCACGCTCGCGCTTTCGCCGGCCAGCCCGACCTACGACACATTCAACGCCTATGTGCTGCGCGGAAATCCCGCGACCGGCATGTCGCTCGTCTTCGACACGCTGATGAACCAGAGCCTGGACGAGCGCGACGCCTATTACGGGCTGGTGGCGAAAAAGGTTCGCATCTCGGCCGACAAGCTCACCTACACTTTCCTGCTGCGCAAGGAAGCGCGCTTCCACGACGGCTCGCCGCTCACGGCGCATGACGCCGCCTTCTCGCTCAACATCCTTAAAAGCAAGGGCCACCCGGTCATCAGCCAGATGCTGCGCGACGTGACGAGCGCAGAGGCCGAGGCGGACGACATTCTCGTCGTGAAATTCGCGCCGGGCCGCACGCGCGACCTGCCGCTCAATGTCGCCAACCAGCCCATCTTTTCGCGCGCCTATTACAAGGACCGCGACTTCGAGGCGACGACGCTGGAGCCGCCGCTCGGCTCCGGACCCTACAAGGTCGGCGATTTCGAACAGGGCCGTTTCATCGCCTATCACCGCAACAAGGATTATTGGGCGAAGGACCTGCCGATCGTAATCGGCCAAGGCAATTTCGACGTCGTCCGCTTCGAATATTTCGGCGACAGCCAGGTTGCTTTCGAGGCGTTCAAGGCCGGGGCGTTCACCGAGCGCGAGGAAAATATCGCCCGCGTCTGGGCCACCGGCTACGACTTCCCCGCCTTCAAGGACGGGCGCGTCAAACGCACGACCGTGCCCAACAACAACATTCCCAACATTCAGGGATGGATGTTCAACACGCGACGCAAGGTCTTCAGGGACCCGCGCGTGCGCGAGGCGATCGGCTACGCTTTCGACTACGAATGGACGAGCCGCAACCTGATGTATGACGCCTACAAGCGCATCTCGTCCTATTTCGAGAATTCAGAGCTGGCGGCGAAGGGATTGCCGAGCGAAGAAGAGAAGGCGCTGCTGGAGCCCTATCGCGACCAGCTTCCGGCGGAGGTTTTCGGCGAGCCCTTCGTCTCGCCCGTGTCCGACGGCTCCGGGCAGGATCGCGCCCTGCTGAAAAAGGCGAATGATCTGTTCGTCGCCGCCGGCTGCACGCGCAAGGACGGCGTGCTGCTGCTTCCTGACGGAACGCCGCTGGAATTCGAGTTTCTCGACAATTCCAACGTCTTCGAGCGCCATACGCAGCCCTTCGTCAAAAATTTGAAGCTGCTCGGCGTCACCGCCCGCATCCGCATCGTCGACGCCGCCCAGTATAAGAAACGGCTCGAGGACTTCGACTTCGACATCGTCCATGACGTCATGATGATGGGATGGAATCCGGGCGAGGAGCTCAACGCCTATTTCAGCTCCAAGACCGCCAATGTGAACGGGACGCGCAATCTCGCCGGCGTCTCCCATCCCGCAGTCGATGCGCTGGTGGACAAAGCGTTGCAGGCGGGAACGCGCGAGGAGCTCGTCACCTGCTGCCGGGCGCTCGATCGGGCGCTACGTTCGCAGCGCTACTGGATTCCGCATTGGTACAATCCGGTGCATCGCTTCGCCTATTGGGATCTCTTCGGCCAGCCCGAGCGACCGCCGAAATTCGACACCGGCGTGCTCTGGACATGGTGGTGGGACGAAGAGAAAGCCCGCAAGATCAACTTCACGGGACGCTGA
- a CDS encoding exopolysaccharide transport family protein → MSPSLRPFARTIPQASTQAQDDPPTPGAVIAGVLLFLRRNPLRIALVALAVTAPLLALGYFLRQYSATAVIMVDPRAAKITQNSGVLANIGQDFNAIESIVQIAKSDGFMGAVVDKLELTHDSYFAGKGTTEEALRQSTIEKLASKLIVSRRGTTYVIDVTVSSPSPEKSAKVANAAAQVIVDDQARLRIGASEMTAKEIEGRLSQLRDRANRAEEAAADLKAKLKITDAGQGSTLLERRIYELNQQLVLAGARTAEARARYELLRKAGASAGDNLPQTVQSTVLSALRSEYARLSRQAADQATVLGPRHPEVASLQAQIGDVRRQIGAEIGRMMASARTEYLEAEQREATLSSQLRSAQAESGQLGPELVKLSELDREAKAERAVYEELLNRQRQLAQVKGLEPSDIRIVSPALPPTKTTPPMMVIFGGAAGIGLVTGLLYAFIREWRHNTLKTASQAKRLGGVEVLGCAPLLPPAKDEEKGFVLDITPWIADLCAELGPVAGGENGVVIMIASARRGEGRSTVAVNMAAFLAQGGDRVLLIEADRPPNVKRPRYGLLDVLDTGEDLNRALIEQPADGYTLLPYGGRTIDSQTSIGGLMSGMTLRATLKLARKWFDVVIIDGPPALEAPHARFLAAQADHTVFLVEWDKTSSADANLALDRLDLREATAFYNKADAARLRLYDPEQSRQMTNLGDEMAHAA, encoded by the coding sequence ATGAGTCCGTCCTTGCGACCCTTCGCCCGCACCATTCCGCAAGCGTCCACACAAGCACAGGACGATCCGCCGACGCCCGGAGCGGTGATTGCCGGCGTGCTGCTCTTCCTTCGGCGCAATCCGCTGCGCATCGCGCTCGTTGCGCTTGCCGTCACCGCGCCACTGCTGGCGCTCGGCTATTTCCTGCGGCAATATTCGGCCACCGCCGTGATCATGGTCGACCCGCGCGCGGCGAAAATCACTCAGAATTCGGGCGTTCTCGCCAATATCGGTCAGGATTTCAACGCGATCGAGAGCATTGTCCAGATCGCGAAGTCCGACGGCTTCATGGGCGCAGTCGTCGACAAGCTCGAACTCACCCATGACAGCTATTTCGCCGGCAAGGGAACGACCGAGGAGGCGCTGCGCCAGTCGACGATCGAAAAGCTGGCCTCGAAACTCATCGTCAGCCGCCGCGGCACGACTTATGTCATCGACGTGACAGTCAGCTCGCCCTCGCCCGAAAAGAGCGCGAAGGTCGCCAACGCCGCGGCCCAAGTCATCGTCGACGATCAAGCCAGGCTCCGCATCGGCGCAAGCGAAATGACCGCGAAGGAGATCGAGGGGCGGCTGTCGCAGTTGCGGGACCGCGCCAATCGCGCGGAGGAGGCCGCCGCCGACCTCAAGGCGAAACTGAAGATCACGGACGCCGGACAGGGCAGCACGCTGCTCGAACGCCGCATATACGAATTGAACCAGCAACTGGTGCTGGCCGGCGCGCGCACGGCCGAAGCCCGCGCACGCTATGAACTGCTGCGAAAGGCCGGCGCGAGCGCAGGCGACAATCTGCCTCAGACAGTGCAGTCCACGGTGCTCAGCGCCTTGCGCTCCGAATACGCGCGGCTGTCGCGGCAGGCCGCCGATCAGGCTACGGTGCTCGGGCCGCGCCATCCCGAAGTCGCGAGCCTTCAGGCGCAGATCGGCGACGTGCGCCGGCAGATCGGCGCCGAGATCGGCCGGATGATGGCCTCCGCGCGAACTGAATATCTGGAGGCGGAGCAGCGCGAAGCGACGCTTTCCAGCCAGCTGAGGAGCGCACAGGCGGAAAGCGGGCAACTCGGCCCTGAACTCGTCAAGCTCTCCGAACTGGACCGCGAAGCGAAGGCCGAACGCGCAGTGTATGAGGAGCTCCTCAACCGCCAACGCCAGCTGGCGCAGGTGAAGGGGCTCGAGCCGAGCGACATCCGCATCGTCTCTCCGGCGCTGCCGCCGACCAAGACCACCCCGCCGATGATGGTTATCTTCGGCGGCGCGGCAGGAATCGGGCTCGTGACGGGCCTGCTCTACGCCTTCATCCGGGAATGGCGCCACAACACCCTCAAGACAGCCTCGCAGGCCAAGCGCCTCGGCGGCGTCGAGGTGCTCGGCTGCGCGCCGCTGCTGCCGCCGGCCAAGGATGAAGAAAAAGGCTTCGTCCTCGACATCACCCCCTGGATTGCGGATCTCTGCGCCGAACTCGGCCCTGTCGCCGGCGGCGAGAACGGCGTCGTCATCATGATCGCCTCGGCGCGGCGCGGCGAAGGCCGCTCGACTGTGGCCGTGAACATGGCGGCCTTTCTCGCGCAAGGCGGCGACCGCGTTCTGCTGATCGAGGCGGATCGCCCCCCGAACGTCAAACGGCCGCGCTACGGCCTGCTCGATGTTCTCGACACGGGCGAGGACCTCAACCGGGCGCTGATCGAGCAGCCCGCCGATGGCTACACTTTGCTGCCATACGGCGGCCGCACGATCGACTCGCAGACCTCCATCGGCGGGCTGATGAGCGGCATGACGCTGCGCGCGACGCTTAAGCTGGCGCGCAAATGGTTCGACGTCGTGATCATCGACGGGCCGCCGGCGCTCGAAGCCCCGCACGCCCGCTTCCTCGCGGCGCAGGCGGACCACACCGTCTTTCTGGTGGAGTGGGATAAGACCAGCTCCGCCGACGCAAATCTCGCGCTCGACCGGCTCGATCTGCGCGAGGCAACAGCCTTCTACAACAAGGCCGATGCGGCCCGCCTGCGCCTTTACGACCCGGAGCAGTCGCGGCAGATGACCAATCTCGGCGACGAGATGGCGCACGCGGCGTGA
- a CDS encoding glycoside hydrolase family 5 protein → MTRRAAMFLKVLAALLSLHCAASAQPAPSPASLAIRRGVNVLGYDGVWKGETDAPFRMDDFRLIRAAGFDHVRINFFGLHFMDPKNRLDGEVLARLDRVLDAATAAGLSAVLDQHDNALCQQTPPACKEKIVAFWRQIAKRYAGARPRVVYEILNEPGGHMSAAEWNDALAAALAEIRAADPDRAVIVAALNAGDVHDIEKLDIPPQDRNLIVTVHYYEPMRFTHQGAPWSSELASLRDVAWGAEESRRMVDDDFAVVARWAAAQKRPIYLGEFGVYDSAPPLSRAAWMAHVAQTAQNHGWGWAYWQFDHDFALFDTASHGWKQPFLDALMGAGAGDRR, encoded by the coding sequence ATGACGCGTCGCGCCGCAATGTTCCTGAAGGTCTTGGCCGCGCTGCTTTCCCTGCATTGCGCCGCCTCCGCGCAGCCGGCGCCCTCCCCCGCTTCGCTCGCGATCCGGCGCGGCGTCAATGTGCTGGGTTATGACGGCGTATGGAAAGGCGAAACAGACGCGCCCTTCCGCATGGACGACTTCAGGTTGATCCGCGCCGCCGGATTTGATCATGTGCGGATCAATTTCTTCGGGCTCCACTTCATGGACCCGAAGAATCGGCTGGACGGGGAAGTTCTCGCCCGCCTCGACCGCGTGCTCGACGCCGCGACTGCGGCGGGCCTGTCCGCCGTGCTGGACCAGCACGACAACGCTCTGTGCCAGCAGACGCCTCCTGCCTGCAAGGAGAAGATTGTCGCCTTCTGGCGGCAGATTGCGAAGCGCTACGCCGGCGCGCGCCCGCGCGTGGTTTATGAAATCCTCAACGAACCCGGCGGCCATATGAGCGCCGCCGAATGGAATGACGCGCTCGCCGCCGCGCTCGCCGAAATCCGCGCGGCCGACCCGGACCGAGCGGTCATCGTGGCCGCCCTGAACGCGGGAGACGTCCACGACATCGAGAAGCTCGATATCCCTCCTCAGGACCGCAATCTGATCGTCACCGTTCATTATTACGAGCCGATGCGCTTCACCCATCAGGGCGCGCCCTGGTCGAGCGAACTCGCTTCGTTGCGCGACGTCGCCTGGGGCGCGGAAGAATCGCGACGCATGGTCGATGACGATTTCGCCGTCGTGGCGCGCTGGGCGGCCGCGCAAAAACGGCCGATCTATCTCGGGGAGTTCGGCGTCTATGACAGCGCCCCACCGCTTTCGCGCGCGGCCTGGATGGCGCATGTCGCGCAGACTGCGCAGAATCACGGCTGGGGCTGGGCCTATTGGCAGTTCGACCATGATTTCGCGCTGTTCGACACGGCCTCGCATGGCTGGAAACAGCCCTTTCTCGACGCGCTTATGGGCGCGGGCGCCGGGGACAGGCGCTAA
- a CDS encoding O-antigen ligase has product MRRSKLTSGSTAPPDARPEPNAWTTPAIFFSLIVISIFSNGNLHPKVLPVSEDSNLQQYIGVGLWAVVVVVSYFRRVIVRLAPRPGLFVALGIYAIAVASPLWSTNFMASLPKATALAIVAFGAYRLTRTFDIDAIIDAVFFGQFFLCVASIAVALFIPDIGVLKTWQHAGQWNGVFYTKQNLGVLAAVFLFFSCYRLLTPQRGLYHALGALVALVCIVMSGSRGGGGLAAFAVGCLYLAGLSLTFTRILAFAPFFMGLLGTALIAYFVKTGSRYLLLFGQEIDFTERTFIWQHALSYFMDRKWLGFGLNGFWTIPEVKDLFTERHGWFLDNYHDGYIAIAMETGATGLAVFLIGALMFGLRILERIRQERRLDPHIALSLVYACLLFFIDFTETFFLRSTNISATMLLTCFVLVYARPAPAPQEATESLRFEEPAPRRSRGRTRMGAAR; this is encoded by the coding sequence ATGCGACGCTCGAAGCTTACATCCGGCTCCACCGCCCCGCCCGACGCTCGCCCGGAGCCGAACGCCTGGACGACGCCCGCGATCTTCTTCAGCCTGATCGTCATATCGATTTTCTCGAACGGGAACCTGCACCCAAAGGTGCTCCCCGTCTCGGAGGACTCCAACCTTCAGCAATATATCGGCGTAGGACTGTGGGCCGTCGTCGTCGTCGTCAGCTATTTCCGGCGCGTCATCGTTCGGCTCGCGCCGAGGCCCGGCCTTTTCGTCGCGCTGGGCATCTACGCGATCGCGGTCGCTTCACCGCTGTGGTCGACGAATTTCATGGCCAGTCTGCCAAAGGCCACCGCACTCGCGATTGTCGCTTTCGGCGCCTACCGGCTGACGCGCACTTTCGACATCGACGCCATCATCGACGCCGTGTTTTTCGGCCAGTTCTTCCTCTGCGTCGCATCCATCGCAGTCGCCCTTTTCATTCCGGACATTGGCGTGCTCAAGACGTGGCAGCACGCCGGACAGTGGAACGGCGTTTTCTACACCAAGCAGAATCTCGGCGTGCTGGCGGCGGTGTTCCTGTTCTTCTCCTGTTACCGCCTGCTGACGCCACAGCGCGGCCTGTATCACGCTCTCGGCGCCCTCGTCGCGCTGGTCTGCATCGTCATGTCGGGTTCGCGCGGCGGCGGCGGACTCGCGGCCTTCGCGGTGGGTTGCCTTTACCTCGCCGGCCTGTCGCTGACGTTCACGCGGATACTGGCCTTCGCGCCTTTCTTCATGGGGCTCTTGGGGACGGCGCTCATCGCCTATTTCGTCAAGACGGGCAGCCGCTATCTCCTGCTCTTCGGTCAGGAGATCGATTTCACCGAGCGCACTTTCATCTGGCAACATGCGCTCAGCTATTTCATGGATCGAAAGTGGCTCGGCTTCGGGCTGAACGGCTTCTGGACGATCCCGGAGGTCAAGGATCTCTTTACCGAGCGGCACGGCTGGTTTCTCGACAATTATCACGACGGATACATCGCAATTGCGATGGAGACCGGCGCGACAGGGCTCGCCGTCTTCCTCATCGGCGCGCTGATGTTCGGCCTGCGGATTCTTGAACGCATCCGGCAGGAGCGCCGGCTCGATCCGCATATAGCTCTGTCTCTCGTTTACGCATGCCTGCTGTTCTTCATCGATTTCACGGAGACGTTCTTTCTGCGCTCCACCAACATCTCCGCAACGATGCTGCTGACCTGCTTCGTGCTGGTTTACGCGCGGCCGGCGCCGGCGCCGCAGGAGGCGACCGAAAGCCTTCGCTTCGAAGAGCCCGCGCCGCGCCGGTCGCGTGGACGCACACGCATGGGCGCTGCAAGATGA
- a CDS encoding lipopolysaccharide biosynthesis protein, whose product MAILTFIRDRLARHRAAVAAVVAMSIKAGGALLTLTVFTLAARAMSADEFGRLAIWFNAMSFLAVAAVFGQDTLIARNFGEYAGKGDYAQAWGAYRFGWRWTLISGAVFVAGLIALAPLIYPDIARTALLAGAFFLFTQTALHYSSHSSRVAVNIVVSETNRELSWRLVLLVVVIWSVLHQGLTPAEFFAAAAIGQILSLGAQLIYMRRSYRTHSVTLLRDDDRKHWFARGLAMWQSAMVEAASLYFDVMLIGYFASPAVAGDYFVAARIANIFMMVLTGLNTYSFSHSANLYFSGQTQKLQDILRMLVLVGTAMVAPVLLLIYVFGVQILTIFGQRYAAVYPTVVVLATACFIMSMSGSASVILLTTGHEKLYSRVITYATLARVALTAVLAWAFGAFGAACGWALINAPLFMALGAICRRACGVDTSIVSVLTYLRARPRESATLSTDVAGPGESKPTAS is encoded by the coding sequence ATGGCGATCCTGACCTTCATCCGTGACCGGCTCGCCCGTCACAGGGCCGCCGTGGCGGCGGTTGTGGCGATGAGCATCAAGGCGGGCGGCGCGCTGCTCACCCTGACCGTATTTACGCTGGCCGCGCGGGCGATGTCCGCCGACGAGTTCGGGCGGCTTGCGATCTGGTTCAACGCGATGAGCTTCCTCGCGGTGGCCGCGGTCTTCGGCCAGGACACGCTGATCGCGCGAAACTTCGGCGAATACGCCGGCAAGGGCGATTACGCCCAGGCATGGGGCGCCTATCGTTTCGGCTGGCGGTGGACGCTTATCTCCGGGGCGGTCTTCGTCGCCGGGCTGATTGCGCTTGCGCCGCTCATCTATCCCGACATTGCCCGGACGGCGTTGCTTGCTGGCGCCTTCTTTCTTTTCACCCAGACGGCGCTGCACTACTCGTCGCATTCGAGCCGCGTCGCCGTGAATATCGTCGTCTCCGAGACGAACCGGGAACTTAGCTGGCGCCTCGTTCTGCTCGTCGTGGTCATCTGGTCGGTGCTGCATCAGGGTCTTACGCCGGCGGAATTTTTCGCCGCTGCGGCAATCGGACAAATTCTGTCTCTCGGCGCCCAGCTCATATACATGCGCCGATCCTACAGGACGCATTCCGTCACGCTTCTGCGCGATGACGATCGCAAACACTGGTTCGCGCGCGGGCTTGCGATGTGGCAATCGGCGATGGTGGAGGCCGCGAGCCTCTATTTCGACGTGATGCTGATCGGCTATTTCGCCTCGCCGGCTGTGGCAGGCGATTATTTCGTGGCGGCGCGCATCGCGAACATCTTCATGATGGTGTTGACGGGTCTCAACACCTATTCGTTTTCGCACAGCGCCAATCTTTATTTCTCGGGACAGACCCAGAAACTGCAGGACATTCTCCGCATGCTCGTGCTGGTTGGGACGGCGATGGTCGCGCCGGTCTTGCTGCTGATCTATGTGTTTGGCGTGCAAATACTGACGATTTTCGGCCAGCGCTATGCCGCCGTCTACCCGACGGTCGTTGTGCTGGCGACGGCCTGTTTCATCATGTCGATGAGCGGCTCGGCCTCGGTGATCCTGCTTACGACGGGGCATGAGAAACTCTATTCCCGCGTCATCACTTACGCGACTCTGGCGCGCGTGGCGCTTACCGCTGTTCTCGCCTGGGCCTTTGGCGCATTCGGCGCCGCCTGCGGCTGGGCGTTGATCAATGCGCCGCTTTTCATGGCTCTCGGGGCGATCTGCCGCCGCGCCTGCGGGGTCGACACGAGCATCGTGAGCGTGCTGACCTATCTGCGCGCCCGGCCGCGCGAGAGCGCGACCTTGTCGACCGACGTCGCCGGCCCGGGCGAGAGCAAGCCAACGGCAAGCTGA
- a CDS encoding glycosyltransferase family 4 protein produces MSKPQKPKTVAIVQTQAENAGAQEIARQLALGFAKHGWRTRQIFFFRRTESFDGEENVVFCAKARPSTPFGLLKMLGALFEEFRAEKPDVVVTLQHYGNLIGAPVARLAGSPLVIANQLSPPETVPAVVGALDKAMGMVGFYDHIIVNSAQTETAYRDYPKPYSRRLKRIDHGFFDKSASISKTDARRHFGLPQDAELLGCAARLHPLKQVDLAIRILSENREQHLALAGQGAARGDLEALAHSLGVAERVHFLGELNTAQMGAFLAALDCFVFPSSTETFGLAPVEAAQAGAPVVANNIDVLREVLAVDGSPCALFVDAADTKAFARAVRRVLDDPELEATLTGRGKRLAERYPLDAMLDEYLRLMERPTP; encoded by the coding sequence TTGAGCAAACCGCAGAAGCCCAAAACGGTCGCTATCGTGCAGACGCAAGCCGAAAACGCCGGCGCACAGGAGATTGCGCGCCAGCTTGCGCTGGGCTTCGCGAAGCATGGCTGGCGCACGCGGCAGATCTTCTTCTTTCGACGGACCGAAAGCTTTGACGGTGAGGAAAATGTCGTCTTCTGCGCGAAGGCGCGACCGTCGACGCCCTTCGGCCTTCTCAAAATGCTCGGCGCACTATTCGAGGAATTTCGCGCCGAGAAGCCGGACGTCGTCGTAACATTGCAGCATTACGGCAATCTGATCGGCGCGCCGGTCGCGCGATTGGCGGGATCGCCGCTCGTCATCGCCAATCAGCTGTCGCCGCCGGAAACGGTTCCCGCGGTCGTCGGCGCCCTCGACAAGGCGATGGGGATGGTCGGATTTTACGACCATATCATCGTCAACTCGGCCCAAACTGAGACGGCTTACCGGGATTATCCGAAGCCTTACAGCCGCCGGCTCAAGCGCATCGATCACGGCTTCTTCGACAAATCCGCCTCCATATCGAAGACCGACGCGCGCCGGCATTTCGGCCTGCCGCAGGACGCCGAACTCCTCGGCTGCGCGGCGCGTTTGCATCCGCTCAAACAGGTCGATCTCGCAATTCGGATTTTGAGTGAAAACCGTGAGCAGCATCTCGCGCTTGCCGGTCAGGGCGCGGCGCGTGGCGACCTCGAAGCGCTGGCGCACTCGCTTGGCGTTGCGGAACGGGTTCATTTCCTCGGCGAACTGAATACGGCGCAGATGGGCGCCTTTCTCGCCGCGCTGGATTGCTTCGTCTTCCCCAGCTCGACGGAAACATTTGGTCTCGCGCCGGTCGAGGCGGCGCAAGCCGGCGCGCCCGTCGTCGCCAACAATATCGATGTGCTGCGCGAAGTACTCGCGGTCGACGGCTCGCCCTGCGCGCTCTTCGTCGACGCGGCCGACACAAAGGCGTTCGCCCGCGCCGTCCGGCGCGTTCTGGACGATCCCGAACTCGAAGCAACGCTCACCGGTCGCGGCAAACGGCTTGCCGAGCGCTACCCTCTGGACGCGATGTTGGACGAATATCTGCGTTTGATGGAACGGCCAACGCCATGA
- a CDS encoding NAD-dependent succinate-semialdehyde dehydrogenase, with amino-acid sequence MDAKDRLFIEKAFIGGAWIGADSGATFPVTNPANGETLGHVPDMGAAETRRAIEAAEAALPAWRDRPAKERAQIMRRWFELIMAEQERLARIITAEQGKPLNEARGEIAYGASYIDWFAEEGRRVYGDIVPGAMDRRLLVLKQAIGVTAAITPWNFPSAMLARKVAAALGAGCTMVVKPAELTPFSALALVELGSRAGVPAGVVNVVTALNPAPVGEELTRNPVVRKLTFTGSTEVGRILLRQAADNVQKCSMELGGNAPLIVFEDADIDLAVKGAIATKYRNCGQTCISANRFLVQASVAEVFARKLAAAASALKVGEGSQDGVVIGPLIEEAAVEKVERHISDAVAHGAKVLAGGARHALGGLFFQPTVLADVPPDALIFNEETFGPVAPVIAFETEADAIRLANATPYGLAAYFFSRDIARIFRVAERLEFGMVGVNETILSSEAAPFGGVKHSGLGREGSRYGIEDYLEIKYVCLGGM; translated from the coding sequence ATGGATGCGAAGGATCGCCTCTTTATCGAAAAGGCTTTCATCGGCGGCGCGTGGATCGGCGCCGATAGCGGCGCGACCTTTCCGGTAACCAATCCCGCAAATGGCGAGACGCTCGGCCATGTTCCCGATATGGGCGCAGCCGAGACGCGGCGCGCAATCGAAGCGGCGGAGGCGGCCTTGCCGGCCTGGCGCGACCGGCCGGCGAAGGAGCGCGCGCAGATCATGCGCCGCTGGTTCGAGCTGATCATGGCCGAGCAGGAGCGCCTCGCGCGCATCATTACGGCCGAGCAGGGCAAGCCTCTCAATGAGGCGCGCGGCGAGATCGCCTATGGCGCCTCCTATATCGACTGGTTCGCGGAGGAGGGGCGCCGCGTCTATGGCGACATTGTCCCGGGCGCGATGGACAGGCGCCTGCTGGTGCTGAAGCAGGCGATCGGCGTTACGGCGGCGATCACGCCCTGGAACTTCCCGTCGGCGATGCTCGCGCGCAAGGTCGCGGCGGCGCTGGGCGCGGGTTGCACGATGGTGGTCAAGCCCGCGGAGCTGACGCCTTTTTCGGCGCTGGCGCTCGTCGAACTCGGGTCGCGCGCCGGCGTTCCGGCCGGGGTAGTCAACGTCGTCACGGCGTTGAATCCGGCGCCTGTCGGGGAGGAACTCACACGCAATCCGGTCGTTCGCAAACTGACTTTCACCGGCTCCACCGAGGTCGGGCGAATCCTCCTGCGTCAGGCGGCCGATAATGTGCAGAAATGCTCGATGGAGCTCGGCGGAAACGCGCCGCTCATCGTCTTCGAGGACGCGGACATCGATCTTGCCGTGAAAGGCGCGATCGCGACCAAATATCGCAATTGCGGGCAAACATGCATCTCCGCCAATCGCTTTCTCGTGCAGGCGAGCGTGGCGGAGGTTTTCGCGCGGAAGCTCGCCGCCGCGGCGAGCGCGCTGAAGGTGGGAGAGGGGTCTCAGGATGGCGTCGTCATCGGCCCCCTGATCGAGGAGGCGGCTGTCGAGAAGGTCGAGCGTCATATTTCCGACGCTGTGGCGCATGGCGCGAAGGTTCTGGCTGGCGGCGCGCGTCACGCGCTGGGCGGCCTGTTCTTCCAGCCGACCGTGCTCGCCGATGTGCCGCCGGATGCGCTGATCTTCAACGAGGAGACATTCGGTCCCGTCGCGCCGGTAATTGCTTTCGAGACCGAGGCCGACGCAATCCGTCTGGCGAATGCAACGCCCTACGGTCTTGCCGCCTATTTCTTCAGTCGCGACATCGCGCGGATTTTCCGCGTGGCGGAGCGACTGGAGTTCGGCATGGTCGGCGTTAATGAAACGATTCTCAGCTCCGAAGCCGCGCCATTCGGCGGTGTGAAACATTCGGGGCTGGGACGCGAGGGCTCGCGCTATGGAATCGAGGACTATCTCGAAATCAAATATGTCTGTCTCGGCGGCATGTGA